Genomic DNA from Peribacillus sp. ACCC06369:
TAGCTGTTATTGTTCAATAGCTCCTTTACGCATTATCAATTATTGATACAAAAGGACTTTTCTAGTTATGAGTCACAAACAGTTATTTTAGATTGATTAATAGGCTATTTACTGACCGTATTCACTGCAGAAGTTGCACAAAATCAGCTTAGTGATTGGACGTAAATAATAGCGAAACCCAACTAATCTTCTCTTGTGAAGGTAGCTGGGTTTTAAAGTGGGATGTGCAAAATAGCACCGAAAGTTATAGATTTTAGTGAAAAGAAAATCCATACAAAGAGACTTGTGCATATTGTGAGAGGAAACGTCAAAGTGAAAACATGATAAGCTGTCAAGATGCCCAGCAATAGAGTTAGGCTGGTACAGAGAAGAAGTTTATGGTGCATATTGTGAAAGCAAACGTCAAAACTAAAAGAAGTTGCTCTTTTAAAGCGTATGTTGACAAAAGCAACACTGCTCACTCATAATTACCATATTACTAGATTAAAAGGGGAACAGATATGGATTTTTTAGTTGGAGTTAAAGAGGTGGGGGAAATTCTCGGATGGGATCGGAGAAAGGTTTCCACCTATCAACTGCGTGGCGTGCTTCCTAAACCAGTGGTCCATTTATATAGTGGCCCCATTTGGTTTCGAAAACAAATCGAATTTTATAAAGCTGGGAAAGATTTTAGTGTCAGGACTTATTATATAAAAGGGGAGATGGTCTATGAATGTACGCATAATCAACCTTTTAAAGATACCAGCTATTCCCCTAACGACATCAAAGAACAGATGGGAAATTTTATCCTTTATCAGGAAAAGGACGTCCAACAGTTGAAAAATGCCATCCTGGAAAAAAAACCGATTGTTCAGTTTCTTTCTTTTGAGTCAATTAGCATTCTGCATGATTTGGGTATTTTGGAAACAGTGGTTTTTCAAGATTACATCCAACAGTACGCAATTGAATACCAAGAGTCAATAAAAGAAGGGTGGGTTAAAGAATAATGATACAAACCCTGCAAACTAAATTTTTGAATGTCATGAAAACGGTTTTTCCAGATTATCCTCAAATCTATGTTGATTGGAAAATGGATATCAATCATCTTATGTCAGGTCAAGATGATTACCAGCCTAGCCAAACATTAAAAGCATTTTTTGTGATTTTGGATAGCTTGGTGAAAGATTATGAATTGAAATTCGAGAATATGGAACAATGGGTCGATGATTACATAGAAGAAATTAGAAATTTTGTACTTCCATACATACAGACAGTAGAAGAAGAGAATTCACCCAGTTCTCCAAAGTCTAACAACAGGGAAGTGATAAATGCCCTGTTGAATCAAAATTTTGCCGAGTCCGGTTCGGCCTTGTTATTTCACAAATTAAGGGAGACCATCAGTAAAAATGAATTCGACATTGCTACTGAGATTCCTACTGCAAGAATTGCGGAAAGAGCGTTAGAGGCGACGGCTCAAGTTAGGGCAGAAAATGATTATCTGATGATGAAATCGAATGTAGCCATTGAACAATGGAAAAACCTCACCTCTCAAGCTATCACGTCGATGGATGACTTAACCGCAGACATTTTTGATATTGTCTCTATTCTTTGGATGCAACAGGCTACTCATAAGGACCAAATGATTCATTTCCATACAGATGACGCTTTGAATTTAAGGAGATTGCAAGGGAGGAAGGAAGATTTAGACGGCTACCAAATGTCTTACCGGAAAAAAGAGCGCGATGATATCATGAAAAGATTGGCCGCACTCACAACGATATGGATCAGAATTGAAAAAGAGAATTTGAGGTTCATCAATGAGGATCAGGGAGATTTTGAAGAAATTGGACAAGTGCAGTTCAATCCCTTGTTTTTGGTGGATAGCGTGACTGTAGCCTACCGGGGGGATAACCCGATTGGTATTTATGAATGTAGCATTCGCCCGGGGGAATTGCTTGCCAACTTCTTGTACGGTTCCCAAAGAAGCAGTGGGCTTCTTGCATTAAAGACTCTCGAATACCATCCAATTAAGCAAAAGTACCATAAACGGTTATCCAGGTACTTGTCCTGGCAATGGAGAATTCGCCAGAAGAGTGCGGATTATCTTAGGGCTTATCTTATCGGGGGAGATAAAGGTCTTTTAAAAGTCATGGATTTGGACGTGAACCCGAGATATGGTTCAAGGATTAAGGAACAATTTGAAGAAATATTGGATACTCTGCAGCAAGATGGAATAATTAAAGGTTGGAGCTATAAGGAAAACAATCTTGAGAAGCAAATAGAGCAGGAGAGAAATTGGTTCGCTAACACCTGGTTAAAGGCTCGTGTCCAAATCATCCCACCTAATGAAATCACGGGAATGGAAGATTACCAGGATTTATTATTGATTGAGGATCAGGACTATGACACAGAAAATTTATTAACTATGTTGAAGGGTATGACGGACAGGGAGGCTGTTGCAACTAGGGAGATGGTTGAAGAAAAACAGGTTTCCCCTGAGACGATTAATAAGGAAAGAATCGACCGGGGATTAAGCATTTTAGAGGCTGCTAAGGAAATGGGAATATCCCATAGTACCTTGTCCCGATATGAAAGGAATTTAATTAAGCGTCCATATACAGTCAGCTTAGATAAAATGAAAGAGTGGTTAAACGCAAAATAAGCATTTTAACAATGCTTATTTTTTTTGAAGATATTCCATCCAAACATATCATGCTCCATGAATATGGGTAGGTATATAAATGATCTGGTATTTCTTTTGTTAAAGTGGTGTTTGATATTTATGTTGATGTGAGTATTTGATTGTTAAACTTATTTAAGTGAAAGACGCAGGATAGGATAAGTGGTGAACCTAATATCTCAAACTCGCAACAAGAGAAGTTTTTGGTATGTGAGCTAAGCCTATCAATGGTATATGTGTGCCATACATTTTAAAGCATATAACCTTACGTGTATTTTCTATTCAATGTCATTATCAAGAAGGCGTAGGATATTTTCTACGGCACCTGCATGATTACCTTTTCGGAATTTATCAATAAAATCAATATAAAGAAGTTCAAATACCTTTTCTAATGTGTAGCCATGTTCTGGCTGAACTTCATCCATATCTGCAAGCAACACCTCTCCACGCAAAGCGAATTTTCTTCTCATTCGTAAATTCAACGTTTTCATTTCTTGGTTTTTATCTTTATGGATTAATTTAAAGGTAGTTTCCCCATACTTTTCAAGTCTTGAATCTTTACCAGCATACTGATCCAATGATGTGAGCAATCGGAATAAGGACTTCGAATCTGGATTCTTTTTCGCAAAAAGTAAGAAGTCATTATATAAAAGATTCATTAAGTCATTTTGTTCGAAATGCATGTCTGATAGGTCTTGAATATCTTCACAAAAAACTTCTGCTCTTAAAAATAGATTCAAGGGAACGTCTATACTCAGTAAGACGGTAGAAGATTTATTTACTCTATGGAGAAATTTCCCGATAAAGTTTGATGATCCAATCAAAGATAGTTCTTCATCAATAAGATTGGCTTGGCTATATTTCCCCATCGGTTACGCCCCCTAGTTGTTTCTTTTTGTATGCTTCTACAAATATTCGATGAGCTGCTTTTCGAACGCTACATTTCCAAACGTCCGCATAATCGCCTATTTTTTGATAAGTTGCATGATCTACTTTGCAATGAACCGTGTAAGGCTGGTCCGTATAGTTGACGTCAGGATATACGAGCACCTGTGTAAGTCCAAATAACAGTATCTCTGTGCCAAAGGCTGTTTTAGACCCATTCCAGTATCGTCGGGATTCCTTTCTTAATATCATGTCCACGGATTCGTCCACGGGAATCTTTATGTCATGCAGCTTATCCGAACGAACTTTTCTTTTTTGTGTTTCACTCATTTTTTTATTAGATGAAGATAGAACCGGATTCAAATGGTTAACCTTTCCCATTTGCTATTCCCCTTTCAAAATTGCCTTTTTCTTTGGGTTGGTTGGTTAGTAGGTTACGTCGTTTGCTATGACAAGAGTGGAGGGAGGTATTTTTTTCAGGATTTTTGGCAAGGCTTT
This window encodes:
- a CDS encoding helix-turn-helix transcriptional regulator, producing the protein MIQTLQTKFLNVMKTVFPDYPQIYVDWKMDINHLMSGQDDYQPSQTLKAFFVILDSLVKDYELKFENMEQWVDDYIEEIRNFVLPYIQTVEEENSPSSPKSNNREVINALLNQNFAESGSALLFHKLRETISKNEFDIATEIPTARIAERALEATAQVRAENDYLMMKSNVAIEQWKNLTSQAITSMDDLTADIFDIVSILWMQQATHKDQMIHFHTDDALNLRRLQGRKEDLDGYQMSYRKKERDDIMKRLAALTTIWIRIEKENLRFINEDQGDFEEIGQVQFNPLFLVDSVTVAYRGDNPIGIYECSIRPGELLANFLYGSQRSSGLLALKTLEYHPIKQKYHKRLSRYLSWQWRIRQKSADYLRAYLIGGDKGLLKVMDLDVNPRYGSRIKEQFEEILDTLQQDGIIKGWSYKENNLEKQIEQERNWFANTWLKARVQIIPPNEITGMEDYQDLLLIEDQDYDTENLLTMLKGMTDREAVATREMVEEKQVSPETINKERIDRGLSILEAAKEMGISHSTLSRYERNLIKRPYTVSLDKMKEWLNAK